CTTATCCCTATGGAATTTTAGGTGAAAAAATAAGGACTTATATTGCTATAAGCCTTGTTGCAATAATATTGTATGTACCTCTTCAACTTCAGACCTAGGAACCAAAATCTCACAAGTACCCTGATCATTGTTTTTACTGATAGGTTTTATTTTTACTAAGAAGCCTTCTTTTACCAATATTTTTTCAATATGTTGAGCATCTTCTTTGGTATTTGTCATATATACTACTGTCCACATTTTTAACTTGAGGCCTCCTTTATCCTTAGTATACTTTTATCATACCATTATTATGTAATTTCTTAATAACAATTATATATAATTTGTCCTCTGTTTTCAAATAAAATTCTTCTAAAGTATACTAGATTTTATAACTTCTCTTTAAGAGAAGTTATAAAATCTAAAAAAATCACTTAATTTTAACAGATTCTTTACCAAATATCTGTGATAATTCTTGTATTAAATCATGGTTGAGCTTTACCCATAAATCTCTATCTGCCCGTAAAACCTTATTATCCTTTTCTATATAGATATAAAGTGGCACGTTGCCATGATATTTTTTACATATATTTTTAGCTTTATGCAATAAAACCATATCACTTTTTTCTTTAATCTTAATATACAGTTTTTGGGTCTGCATTTTTGTTAGGGGTTTTATTGTATTGGTTAATATTTTAGGATTTTCTTCATCTTTTAAACTCAATGTCCCCTCTATGATTATCAAGTTTCCCTCTTGAATTAAATCCATATGCTGGCTAAAAATATTAGGAAATATAATACATTCCATTGTTCCCAATAAATCTTCTAATACAATAAAAGCCATCAATTTATTATTTCTTGTAGTTTTTGTTACCTTCTCTAATACCATACCTCCAACAATTATTTTTTCTCCGTCTTTGTGTTCTGTTTCCTGAGGATTTTCCATGATTTCGTTTATAGTACTGCTATTCATACTCGTAAAATATTTTAGTTCCTGCTGAAATTCTGCTAGTGGATGTCCACTGATATAGAGGCCCAATATTTCCTTTTCCATATTTAATTTAATTTTGTCATCAAATTCTTTTATGTTGGGTAAGGGATCTTTTTTAAAGGAAAAACTTGTATCTCCTGTCATGTCAAATAGACCAAGCTGTCCTTGAATTTTTCTTCTTTTGTCCTGATTAATACTATCTAACAGGCTTTCATACACTCCCATCAGCTGTGCACGATAGATTTTCAAACTGTCAAAGGCACCACATTTAATTAAACTTTCTACAGCTCTTTTATTTAAATCTTTTGCATCTACTTTTTGACAAAAGTCACTGAAGCTTATAAATTCTCCTTTTTCCTTTCTAGTTTGTACCATCGTCTCAATCATATTTACTCCTACGTTTTTTACGGCAGCTAAACCAAATCGAATTTTCCCCTCTTCTACCGTAAAGGTGCTATAACTTTTGTTAATATCAGGGGGAAGAACTTCTATGCCCATCCTTTTGCAGTCTTGAATATATTGTCCTACTTTTGGTGTATTTCCCATAACACTGGTAAGCAATGCCGCCATGAACTCTACAGGATAGTAGGTTTTTAAATAAGCGGTTTGATAGCCTAGAATTGCGTAGGCGGCGGATGTCGATAGGTAAGGCTTTGATGTTATCTCTACCTTTTCCCCCGACCCAAACCGTGCGTGCGACTTTCACCGCACACGGCTTTCCATCGAAACAAGTTAGAAGTTAAACTTCTGATTCCTTTATCGTATGATTACTCTATACTTAGGGATTTCATCTACTAAACAACATTTTTAAATATTTTACGAAGCTGAGTTATCTTTTTATTATCTGAGTCTAAGTCTGAATGTACTAAATTATGACAGCTTTTACACAATGATGTTAGGTTGGGTAGTTTGTTAATTTGATTTAGTGGAAGATTTGAATTCTTATGATGACAAGCTATATTGTCTTTGTTTAAGAAATCCTTACACGCTACACATTTACCTTTGTCTCTGTTAAAGGCGTATTCCCTATTCATAACATACTCGAAGTTATATATCTTCTTATGCTTTTCGTTATTTCCTACTATCCTAAAGATTTCGTAGGGGTTGTATAGGGTTGGTCTCCATCTTACTCTTTCTTGCTTACCTGCTATTTGTGCTTTGAGGTTTCGTCCTTCCGTGGTATAGGGGTTTAGATTTGTATTGAATTGTCTAGCGTAGACTATTGGGGTTATTGATGCTTTAGTGATTCCTATTTTTAGGCCGTTGTAGTCGAAGTAGAAAGTCATTTGCTTGTATCCCATATGCCTGTTTGTTCTATTATTGACCTTGTCTATTTCCATCAACCTGTTTTTACCCGTTCTGTATAATCTCCTCACAGATTTCAGTGCTGTGTAGTATATACGGTTGTCTAAGGTTGTTAGGACTCCTTTTGCTATCGAAATCTTATAGTAATTTGAGAGCCCTACAATCTTGCTGTTTACCTTTTCCACTTGGGTGACGATTTTTAATGGAATTTCCTGATATCTTATTGTCTCAACTGAGTCCAGTATATCCCTAGTTTTCTTTTTAAGTGATTCTCTATCTGGTGTTACCTTACATACTCTGAGAATCGTTTCTTTTCTTTATAAATTTCAAATCCGAGGAATTTAACTTTTTCTTTTGTTAAGTCTGTTATGACTGTTTTGTCTTCGGATAATTCTAGGGATAATCTGTGTTTGAAAAATTTATTAACGTGTTTTAGCATTCTATCTGCATTCTCTATTGTTTGTGTTAGTATTATCCAATCATCAGCATATCTTACTAAATACATGGATTTCTGAAACCGTAACTGTGTTGATAGAATTTTGCTTCTGCTATTGGTTCTATTACTATTCTAGTTATTTCTTGTATGATTCTATCAATGATAGTGGGTATTCCTAATGGTCTAAGTTTTCCGTTCTTCTTTGGGATGTAAACCTTCTTAACAAGTTGTGGGTTATAGTTGTCTATTGCTTTAATGATTAGTTTTAATAACTTATTGTTATTCATTTGCAGATAGTAATCTATTTCCCTTTTATCTATACCAGCTGTCTTGCTACCCTTATTTGCTTTAATATTGTGTAAGGCTGTAATTATTGTCTGTTCATTCTTCATAAGTTCTATTAAATCATATATTTCAGCATCGTTCTTGGTATTTTTGTATATTAAATCTAACGTATTTTGTAGCTGTTGTTCGTTCTCGACACCGTACCTTTTTAACCACATACGCAAGTGTTATCACCCCTGCAGGTTAAGACTGTTTAACTCTCATCTCCGTTAGGAGAGTTCGTATTAGTACGTTGTCAGTAGATTACTTCTTGCTCCGACTGGAGTCCTTCGCTCTGGGTAGTTTTCTCCTCCTTCAGACATTACTGTCCATAGTGACTATTGGCTACCCTTCATCACTACTATGACTCCTCTGACTCCTCAACACCTTCATTGAAGTGGCATTCTCCAATGTTGAGGTCTCTCCAGTTCCAATGAAACTATCCCTTCTTTTGTACTAGTTTAGGTTCCCTCTCTACACCGAGGACTGTTTAGAAACTAATTATCCTAATCATCTCTAAACCTTTGATATTTCTATCACCAGATACAAGTACCTCACGACTACTTGCATCAATCCCAAAATCCGACTTTCTGCTGTCGGGCAACAATTACGATGTTTTACACAAGGGTTCGTTATCTAACCATGCTAGAACTTTTAAGGACACCCGCTCTATTTAGCCTCTTTATGTCAAAGATGAGGCATCAAGCTCCACGACCTTACCGTGCTCTATACATTCGCCAGTACCACCTAACTCATGCATAACGGGGTATCAGTGTCACCACTATGGATAATTGTGGTGGGAGAGGATTTCACTCTCCTAATCGTTTCATTAGTTCAGATTCGTTGAATCTGCTCACTTTTAGCTCTTACGAGTTTTATATGTGAGAACTGGACGCACCATGAGATTTGTTAAAGGCATAATTAGCAAAGTCAATCATATCATCATAGATTTTATTAGCAATTTCTTCGGGAACACCGTTTCTAATACAACCTGGAATCTCGATATTTCCCTTTTCATCTACTTTTCCATAGATAAAATATTGTCTTTCCTCCTCCATGACATCTCTTTTCTTTTTACCCATAGCTCTTCTAACCAAATCACTTCTCCCATAACTATAGCCTGCCAAGTCCCTTACCACCCTCATCACCTGTTCTTGGTAAACTAAACATCCATAGGTGACCTCCATAATGGGCTTTAATTTTTCATGTAGGTACTCAATTTTCGAAGGATCATTTTTATAGGCAATATATTTAGGAATAGAGTCCATTGGTCCTGGTCTAAAAAGGGCAATTCCAGCAATAATATCTTCTATACAATCAGGTTTTAACTCCTTCATAAACTGGATCATCCCAGCACTTTCCAGCTGGAATAGTCCTAAGGTATCTCCTTTACTGATAATTTCGTATACTTTTTTATCCCCATAATCGCAGGAGGAAAAATCAATTTTTCTATCATGATTCTTTTCAATTAGATCAATAGCATCCCGAATTACTGTTAGTGTTCGTAATCCTAGAAAATCCATTTTAAGCAAACCCAGTTCTTCTAAATTCCCCATAGTAAACTGAGTCGTTACACTTTTATCATGCATATACAAAGGAACATATTCATCTAGTGCCTTTTTAGAAATTACCACACCAGCAGCATGGGTAGAAGCATGTCTAGGTAATCCTTCTAACTTTTTAGCTATTTCAATTAAATATCGAGCCTCCTGATCTTCATGATAAAGCTGTTTCAATTGAGGATTGACCTCTAAAGCTTTATCAATGGTCATCCCTATAGCAAAAGGAACTTCCTTTGCGATTTGATCCACCCTATTGTAAGGCATGTTGATCACTCTGCCTACATCTCTAATAGCCGCCCGTGCTGCCATGGTTCCAAAGGTGATAATCTGCGCCACCTTCTCACTACCATACTTTCTCTTCACATAATCAATGACTTCTTCTCGACGTTCATAGCAGAAATCTATGTCTATATCTGGCATACTTATTCTTTCTGGATTTAGGAAACGTTCAAAGATAAGATTATAACGAATAGGATCGATGTCGGTGATGCCTAAAGTATAGGCTACTATACTACCGGCAGCACTTCCACGACCAGGACCTACAGGGATATGATGATCTTTAGCATACTTTATAAAGTCCCAAACAATAAGGAAATATTCAGCATAGCCCATTTCCTCTATGACCCTAAGTTCATACTCCAACCGATCCTTTAGTGCCTGTGACGGCTGATGATAACGACGACTTAAGCCTTCGTAGCACAATTGTTTTAAATACTGCTGTACACTATAACCTTCAGGTGTATCATATTGCGGTAGATGTATCGTATTAAAATCAAAGGTTACATTACATCTTTCTGCAATCTTGACGGTGTTTTCTAATGCC
The sequence above is drawn from the Clostridium formicaceticum genome and encodes:
- a CDS encoding OB-fold nucleic acid binding domain-containing protein — its product is MGNTPKVGQYIQDCKRMGIEVLPPDINKSYSTFTVEEGKIRFGLAAVKNVGVNMIETMVQTRKEKGEFISFSDFCQKVDAKDLNKRAVESLIKCGAFDSLKIYRAQLMGVYESLLDSINQDKRRKIQGQLGLFDMTGDTSFSFKKDPLPNIKEFDDKIKLNMEKEILGLYISGHPLAEFQQELKYFTSMNSSTINEIMENPQETEHKDGEKIIVGGMVLEKVTKTTRNNKLMAFIVLEDLLGTMECIIFPNIFSQHMDLIQEGNLIIIEGTLSLKDEENPKILTNTIKPLTKMQTQKLYIKIKEKSDMVLLHKAKNICKKYHGNVPLYIYIEKDNKVLRADRDLWVKLNHDLIQELSQIFGKESVKIK
- a CDS encoding HNH endonuclease; this translates as MLRVCKVTPDRESLKKKTRDILDSVETIRYQEIPLKIVTQVEKVNSKIVGLSNYYKISIAKGVLTTLDNRIYYTALKSVRRLYRTGKNRLMEIDKVNNRTNRHMGYKQMTFYFDYNGLKIGITKASITPIVYARQFNTNLNPYTTEGRNLKAQIAGKQERVRWRPTLYNPYEIFRIVGNNEKHKKIYNFEYVMNREYAFNRDKGKCVACKDFLNKDNIACHHKNSNLPLNQINKLPNLTSLCKSCHNLVHSDLDSDNKKITQLRKIFKNVV
- a CDS encoding reverse transcriptase domain-containing protein, which encodes MYLVRYADDWIILTQTIENADRMLKHVNKFFKHRLSLELSEDKTVITDLTKEKVKFLGFEIYKEKKRFSEYVR